GGGGCTTCTCATACACGTGGAACAGGCGTGCGTCCTCGGGGCAGACCCACGCTGAGTCCAGAGCCAAGGCGGTGTCCACCGAGACCTGTCCGCAAAGGGGGCAAGGAGAGCAGTTCAGGCCACACGCCCGGGGCAGGCCGAGAGCGTCTGAGCGTGTCTGTCCTGTCCCCCATCGACCGACCGTCGGGGAGTCTGGAGGTGGGGGCTCTACGAAGGCGTCGGTCCGTCTCCACCCTGAAGACCCAGTCACAGTCCCCGTCTGGTCGGAGCTGTCTGCCCGGGCGGCTTCGAGGCTGACTCGGCCCCGGAGCCCGATTCTGGGCTGAAGAGGCACCCggggagttgtgtgtgtgtgtgtgtgcagacacGGCGCCCCCTAatttctttgtttggttttcaATGAAACAAAGTGTGGTCCGTACGTCTGAACTCACAATCCAAAATAAACCATCAGAAACTGATGGACGCTGCAAGCAGTCACAGCAAGAAAAGCTCGCTGTTCAAACTCCTGTTGGAATTACAGAATAATGGGTGAGGCTGCCATTTGATCAACTGGTGCAGATGGAATCTGAAACCAATTGAAACTGAAAACTGTAAAAACTAGATTTGGATTCgcaatggaaaaaatgcataTTGCTCTATGGGGTCCAAACGTTTTGCGCTGAAACAGCCCCGGCCCCACCATCTGCTGGTGTTTTGGAGCAGACAGACCTCGTTCCGAAaagacccctctccacccctagATGGTCAGCGCGGTGCGGCCAGCAAGCAGAAACACACGGTCTCCCGTTGGTATGGAGATGCCCAGCGACTGAGTGACGCCCGCCCCTTCGCCCGATGGAGCCGCCTGCGTCCTTACCTTACAACTGGGCATCCGTTTGTGTGGCCAGCTTTTCCCGACGGCGGGCGGCAGCGCAGCCGGGCAGGCGTGCGGGAAGAGGGGCACCAGCTCCGAGGCGGAGGCGGGGGACAGTCCCACGGACAGAGTGGGGCCGCCGAAGAGCCACTGGAACACGAGAAGGGAGAAGGGGTGCTCGTTAGCCCGGACCGTTCACCTCCACCTCCCGCCAGAAGACGCTGGGATGGTGCTTTTTTACACAAAAGGAACtggaaaatatatgtatttgacTATGAGAAAAGTTCCCTTTTTTCCCagtcaaaaaaaaacccccacaacattttcacaaattttaaaaatgtatgttttcccATCAGCACCACGACCACGCACGGCCCACACCGCATCCTTCAAGGCTGAGAAGGAACTTCTGAGCCCAAACCCAGGAGAGCGAGGGGAGAAGCGGGCTTCTGCCCCGACGGGGTGAGGGGCCCTGAGGGAGGGGGGATGCTGGGCACCCCCCCGTGACTCTCAGCTGGCGGAGAGCGCGTGCCGGGCCGGCCCCTCCATTACAGCCCCTGGTGTGCACCGAGCTCGTCATTGTAAAGACAAACAGGAACCGCGTTTTCAGGACACAGCGGCTGAGGGGTCAGGACATAGAGTTGCCCTGAGCTCCCCGTGCACATGGACCCCAAGGCACAGACAGTGCAGGTGGGCTCCTCtctggagccccccccccccagcacaaGGTGAGAGAGCAGGTGCCGCGGCAGCCAGGCCCTCCGGGAAGCCGTCTCCCTGATTAAAATAATCGGGTCTCCATCAGGCAGCGACTAATGAAATCATCGCTCAATCAGGTGCAAGGCTTCAACATCTATTTCTCGTCGAACCGCGTAAGAGCATTTGTGCAACTCTCCTGTCACGCGAAAATGTCCTTTTGGCTCTAAATATGGTCCCCGAACAGAAAACACATGgcacaaaaatacttaaaagatgAATAGggttttccaatttttcccttttaaattacacaggaaaaaaaggggggctggggggcagcgtTCTCCACCGGAGGGAAAACTGCAGCTCCCGGGCCTCGCACGCCCCTAGTGGCGGCGCTCGGCACAGCGGCAGCCCCTGGCACAGGCTGAACGAGCTGCCAGCGTCGATTCAGTAAAAGCCGATACGAACTGCATCACACGCGGAGACACGGAGACGCGTCTCCAGGACCGCCTGGGCGAGCGAGCCCAGGGTctggaggccaggggaggagTTCGCCGTCTTTCAGAAGAGCTCGGAGGGCAGCATCGGGACACAGTGGGCTCGGCGGCGCACGCACTCCCGCACACCGCGCCTCTAACCGAGACTCTCCCCGGGATGAAACGCGCGCCATCCCCCGGTTAAACGCATCTGCATAGTTCGAGAGCAAACAATGGATCTCGCCAGAGCCAGCCGGCCTCGCGCGGGCGCACCACCAACCGAAGGTACAGCCACTTTTCCTCCCTGCTCCAGGTCTCCAGGGCCCGAGCGCCCCGAAGTGCAGCGGGGCAGCAGCGGGCTAAGGGGGTGGGCTCCGGCGGgcctgggggggggaggggcggcggggcgcggggcgggggcagtTTACCACCGGCAACATTTCTCAGGATGAAAGGCAGGATTTCCCTGCCGGCTTCCATCGGTCTGAATTCTCTTAAGCGTTGTCCTGAGTCTattccacatgaaaaaaaaaaaaaaaaaacccaaccagatcagaatcagaaatagCTATTGATTCCCAGCTCGCTTTTCAAGTCTGGCGAAGACTGTAAAAGTATTAACTTCTCTGCGATAAGTCGCCACGGTGCGCCGCGGCCGCGGTCGGCTCCGGCGGGCGACTCCAGCCCCGCGCTCTGGACAGCGACCCCGGCCCGGGCACGAGTCGGCCCCCCGCGGGGCCCCGGGGTGCGAGCCTCTACAAGGCTTGGCTGAGAGACCCAGAAAGATCCCGGGAAAACTGCCTGGAGGCAGGACGGGACGGCGGAGCATGAACTTCGCCGCCGGAGCCCGGCTGCCTTTGCTGCGTCCTGGGGTTTGGGGAGCCAGGACGCCGGGGACGGGGCGGCGCGAGCCCCGCGGCCAGGGCAGCCGGGACCGGCGAGGGCCGCACCCAGGAGCAGAGGGGACGCGGGACGCGGAGCCCCGGGGCCGGGGACAGGGGCACGTTACCTGCCCGTGGAGCAGGCGGAGGCGGTGCGCAGCGGCGGCGGCGTGGTCTGGCGCAGagggcagcggcagcagcggcagcagcggctCGCCGGGCGCCTGCCAGCCGGGCGGCCCCCGGAGcagcggggcggcggggggctgGGCTATAGCTAGTAGCAAGGGCTGGGGCGCGACCCCGGCGCCCAGACGGAGCAGCCCGGCCGAGCCCGGGACCATCCAGACCCAGGGCGGAGGCGGCGGGTCTGCATTCATCGGCCACAGGAgaggctgccgccgccgctggaGCCCGGCGCTCACCAGCATCCTGCATCCCCgcgcgggcggcggcggcagcggcggcggcggcggcgggggcgcgggggcggcGGGCTCCGAAGCGAACTCACTTGGTTCCGCGGCGGCCGCTCGCTCCGCCCCTGCCCCGCGCCGGGAGCCCCTCCTCCCGCCTGCCGCCCTCCCCTCCCGGAGAGGCCGCtgcgccgccgcccccgccgagCTCGGCCGGGCCCGCCTGCGCCCGGGACCTcggcccaggccccgcccgcctgcgcccccaccccccacccccgctcctggCCCCGCCCGCCCGTCCGCACCCTCCCCGGGGCTGCGCGCCCGCGCCTGCGGGGCCCCGGGGCGGGCGGGTGCGCGAGGAGCTGAGGGCGCGCTTGGCCGGGATCCCGCGGATCGCGCCCCGGGACTCTCGGGCGGCCGCTGGAGGCCGCCGACCCTGGCGGACGGTGCGCACGGCGCGGCGCGGGAGGCACACTCGGTAGCCCGGGAGCCAGAATCCACGCGCGGCGGCGAGCGGAGGCCCAGGTGGCCGTGCACGAGCCGGGCACGTCCTGCCgccgggcggggctgggggcgccgCCGGGACCGCGCTAGGTCCTCTCTTGGCGGGGCTGGACTCCGGTCAAGGGCGCAGGGCCCCCGAGGGGACGCTGGTTGCAGACCCCGACGCTAGGCGGCGCTGTTGGCCGCTGGGGACGGGGAGCCCTCTCTCGGGAAGACCCGCCACACACTTTCCTAAGCCCCCAAGGGGCCCTCTTTCCCGCGGCGCCTACCCCACGCCCCACGAGCTCCGGTGCAGCGCACCATACAGGTCTCCTCCGAGCCTCTGCGTGGGACGTCCCAACTGCCCCGTGGAAGAGCCCCTGAACTGGTCCCGAGGTCCCGCAAGCGCAGCCCTGTGCTCCCCTTTACCCGCCGCGCGCCCCCTACGCGGCGCACCACCGGCTGCCTGGGGCCGAGGACCGACCCTTCCTCCGAGGACCCTCGGCCCAGAGCCTGGCTCAGCGAGCAGCCACCGCCAGGCGGCGCGCGCCCCGGCCGCTCCCACGACCTCCCTCCTGCCACAGACCCGCGTCCCTGGGACGACCGGGCTCCTCCTAGGGATCCCCTGCCCGCAACGGCAGCGCGAAGGCCGAGGCCAGCTGTGGGCACTGCGTGCTGGGGGGCGGGACGGAGGTTCCTCTGTGCTAGAGGAGACTCCAGGTCGCTCGGTGAGGAGCAGCCAGCCTGCAGCGCGAGCCCAGTGCGTCTCTGGAGGGTTTGACGAAGGGGCCTCCGGCCGCTCCAGGCCATGGTGCCGTCGCGAGGCTCGCGTTCCAGAGCTTGTAGGAAAAGCTCGCCCGGACCCACCTGCACCCACAGACACACCTGGGGCTCGCCAAAACCGGGGCTCCATCACCTCTGGACTGGCCCGCACCACCCTCCCGAGACCAAGCAAGACAGTTGAGCGCTTTCAATTGGCTTCCAGGGCTGTTTCCGCACACCCCCCCTAATCTGCCCGACTCCCTCCTGCTCCGGCAGCGCTGCTCCCCGAGCTGGGCATATGCTAATTTGCATAGCTGGCATCTCCATATTTTCTCCACGCAAACCATTTTTTCAATTAGCAAACTCCTCTCTCTCTGACGCACAAGTCCTGGCAAGACCTTGTTTTTCTCACCTAAAATCAAACAGCTCCCCAGACGTGGGGCTTGTTACTATTCAGCTCGAGCTTCTGTTCACGTGCCTCTGTCCGTGGGTGCCCGCAAACATGGCGGTGCCTCCCCCTGATTGTCACAGCCAGGCTGCGGGGCCAGGCCGGCCACCTTGAGGCGGGTGACACAGGCCCCCAAGAGGGCCCTACGTGGGTACGGGCTGTGACCCTTCTCCATCGTTTGGAAGCTGGGCCTGGCGACCCGTCGTGGCGGAGCCGGGCACCCACGCTGCTCTCTGCAAAAACTAGGGGCCGTGCCCACTCACCCGATGCCCCCAGAAAGGCGGGCTTCGGCCACCCTCTGCTGGCGCCTCCGCGGGCACAGGGGCGTCTCTCCCCGCCCCAGGCAGCACTGTCCTCAGGTGGTTCTGCTGGAGTCAGCCTCTGTCCGCTGCTGACACTGggtccctccctggccccctgcGTCCCGAGGCCAAGACACCTTGGGCCACTGCTGGATTCTGAGCGGAAGCTGGAAATCGCTGTCCACGCAAAGACCCTCAGAGCACCGGCCGCCCTGGGTCCACTCAACACAGTGCTCGGGGCCCTTTGCCGCACCCTGGGGAGGCCTGCACTGCAGGGGCACAGCCAGGACACCACGGGTGCAAGACGGCTCCCATGGGTAACTCACAGGCACGATGGGGCACCTGGGACGAGGGCTCCCCATACCCACACACCCCCTCGACCCAGGaccagccctgctccccacggACAGGGGACACGCACCCCAGTGGGGGTTTCGGTGACTCTCAGCACAGGGAACTGTGCCCTCCCTGACCACAGGAACCGGGGCAGGGCCCGGCGGTGGGCAGGGCTCCGTGCCAGGCGGGCCTGCCGCTGGCCTGCAGGTCTACGGACCCGTCAGCGCCCCGAGGGGCCAGACCTGGGCTGGGCCCGTGGCTGGCATCACATAAACTCAGGCCCTTTGTCCACCTATAAAACACCCCAGGTTAGGacggggccgggctgggctgggaaccaggctccaaccccctcttccctcccggGACACCCGGTAAGAAACCAAAGGCCAAGGGGACGGACGGCAGAGCCCCCGCTCTATCGGAGCCCCCCACCCGGAGCCCCCCACGGCTCAGGCCCCCACCCCGCATGCAAGGACAGGACAGAGCTGCTGAATGACCATGTCGTGTCCGAGAGGGCTTTGCGGGTGCTGCCCAGACaaggggggtggggacgggggtcCGGCCACACGGAGGCCCCGAACGTGTCCCCCCGGAGGGGCCCCTCCCCCGAGGTCCACACGGCAGCAGCCTGGGAGCCGGGCCTGGAGAGTGGCAGTGAAGAGACCAATGTCCCCGTGAGGCTCACAGGCTGGGAGGTGGCCACCCCGACTACGAGGCCCTGGGAGCCTCGGGCCTGTCTGTCCGGAGCTCCGGGTCCCCGGGgagaggcgggggcaggggctggccctGAGTCCGCTCTGCATCCCCCTCCCCGATCCTGCTCGAGGGCCCAGAAGCCCTGGGAGGAAGGAGGTCGGGCCGGGAGGAGCTGGGCCCTGGGACTGGCTTCCTGCCGTGGGGTGTCCACCGGCCCACCGCCGAGCACAGCCCcccccacagcctctcctgtcTTGAGGCCGCCTGGCCGCTCCAgcggcgggggaggggacgggcCTCTCACCCGATCAGGCCGTGATTCACGGGGCCCTCGCCaccaggaggggggaggggggccgctCGGGGCATCCTCGGAAGCCAGACGATGTACCTGCCTGTTCTCGGCACATGCTCCCGGTGGCGTGATTGATCTGCGGGTGGGCGACGTGGGACGGCCTGCACATTCTCCAGCGCCCGGCCCGGCCGCTGGGGTCAGCCGCTGCCTCTGCCAGCCCGGAGACACCCGGCCCCTGTTCGGACACAAACGCTAGGACTTGCGTATGGttccactttgttttttaaaaaagattctgtttgtttctttttagagaggcagtaaaggaggagaaagagagagacagaaaacatcggtgtgtggttgctcctcgcacgccctctactggggacctggcccgcaacccaggcaggtgtcctgaccgggaattgaacccatgaccctttggttcgcaggttggcgctcaaaccactgagccacagcagccagggcctttgGCTTCACTTTATTCCGTCCACGTGTGTCCATGTGAAGCCCCTGGATGAAGCCACAGTGTCAGCCGGCTCCTGCCGCCCCAGACAAAGCGCCCTTCCCGGGGGCGTGActacaggggaggggagggagtcgCCCTTGTTCGAGACTGGACACGTGTAACCACAAACCCGCCACCGGGCCGTCAGTCAGGGGCAGTGGCCGGTCCAAGCTGGGGAAGAGCGTCCGTGACCAATGGGGCTAGAAGGCACCATCTCGCTGTGACAAAGGGAATAGGAGGTTGGGGGCGGCCCCGTGAGCCCCCCCGCCCAGCGGCTGGGGCCCTGGCAGTGGGCCCTGAGGGCACCCGGTTCCCTCCCGGCTCCTCAGCCTCCTCTGGGTGCCGGCTACACTTCGCAGGTTCCAACCAGGTTCAAATTGGCACCAGCTGCGGAGGGCGGGGCTGACCTCATGCTGCAGCAGCTGGGGCGACGGTGGAGAAGCGCCCGTCCGGGGGAGAGGCCGGTGAGGCGGCGGCAGATCTGGCGCAGCATCAGGGAGGCTGAccacccaccccagggcaggTCCCGGCGGCCTCCCCGGCGGAGCTGCCCGATGGCGGTCCCCACGCAGGCTGCGGGGCGATGTGACCGTCCACACCTGGGTGGGCCAGCCAGCGGAGCTCAGGGCACCGAGGACAGGGCCGGAGCGGGTCCCGGTCCAGAGCCACCTGCTGAGCGCTCGGACCGGGTGGACGTCCAGCCGGGGCCTCCGCCTGACcagccctttcctcctccccgGGGGGCCTGCCCAACCAGCCCACCTCCCGCGGCGACAGCTCCGACCTCGGCCATCCTGGTCCTCCCCATCCAAAGTCTCTGCTCGTGATTATACATGattttatagggaaaaaaacaaggcaAGGACTAACCAAGCACCGTTGAttgtcttttaatatttctcacCTTGATAAAATATTCTCAGAGCACGAAAAACAACGGAATTTATTAGAAGATCGTCTGTGTCTTCCTCCCTGAACAGTTAGCTACACAATTCCGCGGGCTCAGCAACCCTCCCACTTAACCTCTCCCCCGACCCCCGGCTCATGAATAAACACGCTGAGACACACCGTCTTCCGGCCCCGTCTCCGGGGCACCTGGCGTCTGCCCCTTTCTGAGTTCGGAGTTGGACAGGCCAGCAGTCTTCATTACTTACGGGGCTCCACGGTGAAACGGGGCTGCTGacgtggggctgggggctctgggggtGTGGTTGTTGAGGGGACACTGGCAGAGGGACAGCCGGGCCCTGCCGGGGAGAAGTCCGGCACTGTGAGCTCCTGGGCTGCCCAAGACCGgccgggggtcgggggggggggggggggggcgaggtgACTCGGCACAGTGGCGGGCTCTGCCTCCACGAGGCCCACGTCAGAAGGCCCACacgtggtggggggagggggcaggcaccCCCTGGCCTGACCTCTGAGCCTTGTGGGAGGGGTCACCAGATTACGTCCCTTCCAGGTGTCTTCCTGGCCAAGGTCCTGACATGACTGGGCCTGAAGCACCTGCAAGCGACAGAAGTTTGGCCAAACCAGTGGGTGCCGCACGCAGTGGGGGGGGGACATCTCGGAGCTCGATCCGGCCCTGCTCCAGATGTCCTGCCGCCTCCTGGGCCCGTCTCCCCAAAAGGAAGCCAGCGGAGAGACACACTGATGCGTCggcagggagcccagggctgggggccgggccgCCCCTGAGGTCGATGGGGTTCTCACGGCCAGTGTTGGCCTCGCTTCTCTGCTCAGCGGCCTGCCCGTGGCCCCACAGCTGTGTCCCTCTGGCTGGAGCCACGCCTGGGGCCTCGTAGCTCCGCGGAAGAGCATCCGGTgtcctggccccccccccccggctgccaCACCAGAATAGCACAGATgggggtgcacacacacactcgccACCATTACTGCCCGGAGCACCGCGGGCCAGCGAGCCCAGGATCCAGGGCCAGGCGGGCGGTGGCGAGAAGCACTCCCGGTCCCAGGCAGCCGGCCGCCGTCTCGCTGTGTCCTCCTCAGGTGGCCGACAGCAGAGGGAGCGCCAGCTCTCTGGGACCCTCAGAAGGACACCAGTGCAGCCCCCCTGACCTCATCAGACCCTGAGCGCCTCCAAGGGCCTCGCCTCCACACGCCACCccaaggtggggggagggggctggcgtCCACAAGGgaatggggtgagggtggggggcaaaCACGGACACCCCGACAGGCGCACACGCGGAGTTTCCTGGCGCCGTCCCGAAACGCGCCACACGCAGTGTGCCAGGCGCCCGAGGGGCCTGCGCGGCCAGAGCCCCCCGCTCGGGGAGACGGTGGGAAACGTGCTGGTCGCACGCCTGACCCCGCGTGGGGGCCTCCTCGGGGCGTGGACGACCCCAGACCGGCCCGGGGAGTCGTGAGCCGAATCCACGCGACCTCTGCGGCAGAGACAGTGTTCAAGGCTGCCCCTGAAGGGAGGGGGCCCCCCGGCGCCCGGCCGAGGAAGACCAGGCACCCCCGGGAGGCAGACAGGGCGGACAGTCCAGTCCctggcggcgggcggcgggcggcggacGGCGGAGGACGGGCGCGGGGGCGTGCGCGAAAGCCGGGGAGGAAAGGTGCCTGCGGTTTGTGGGGAAAATTTACAACGGAAGATCCAAACCCCGAAAGACGGCGAGTGGTGGAATCGCAGCGCAGGCACCGTAAAATACGGTGCTTGAGCCATTCAAACACAATCTCGGCATTTCAGCGCGCTCTCTAAAACGCACTTTAAAATACCGTGCGGAGGCTGCAGCGGAACGACGGGAGGGTGCGAACACAACAGGTGAGCGCTAAGCTGGTTGGATAAACCCGCTGTGCGTGGGAGGCAGCGTCTGAGTTCAGACGCGCGCGGACACGGGAAGGCGGAGGCGGCCCCACTGAGGCACGGACTCGCGCGCAGGCGAGGACGGGAAGGGGTCACCCAGGACGCGCCGCCccgagggagggtgcagggcggCGGGGAGTGAGGATGAGGAAGGGGGCGACCGTAGTCGAGCGAGAGTCCCAGAGAGGGACACAGACGGGAGGGAAGACGGGGAGAGGCGGAACTCGGGGCGACGCCGGCCGACGCCTTCCGGAATCCGCGGAAACGACACTCCCACGTGCTCCCAAGGAGACGggcgtggggggctgggggtgtcaCCAAGGAGGCTCAGGGCCACCGTCTGACGGGCTCTCCGGGCGTCAGGGGTCACGGAGCCTTGCACACGGTGTCAGGTCGGGGGCGAGAAGACTGGGTCCCCGGGCGCACGGGTTCCCAGGGGCCACCCGCCGAGGGTCCCGGCAGCTCCACCATCTTTCTCTcacgtggagagagagaggaactggCCAGGAATGACGCATCCGGCAACAGACAGAGCGAAGAGAAGGCTCCGGAACCTGGACAGGGAGGGGGGCCCCTGCCCACCGCCGGGGGTCTCCTGTGTGTGACCCGAGAGCGCCCACTGCGCGTCCCTCGGCTCTGCCTGCTGTGCTAGAAGTTCATGGGCGACTCGTGGCATCCCACGTGGACCTGCAGGCTTTCTCATTCGTTGTTCGGTCAGATCGTTTCTCTGGGCAAGGCCTCGCGTGAAACTTGTGCCTGGGACAAGCCCTGGGGCAGCCCGGGGCAAACACGAGCCACAGGGACACTCGCGTGGGTGCCCTGGTGTGCAAGGATCCCTCGGGACAAGAAACACTGTTAGACATGGGAGAGGGGCGGCGTGGAACCGTGTGACGAGACCACGGGACGGGTCGAAACTCGCAGGGTTTTCACACGCCTCTCTCAGTAACGGGGGCGGGCCGGGCGGGTGCAGCGGTCAGCTCGGGCCCCGGAGAGGGAGACACGGGGACACTCAGTCCCCTTCTCCGAGGGGCACAGGGACCGGGCGAGACGGGGGTTGGGAGGACAGAGGGACTGGGGCGGGCTGCAGCCGGTGCGGGCGAGGGGGCGTGTCGGCGAGGGGGCGTGTCCTCAGTCCCAGAGACGGAGTGCGCGATCCAGGAGGGGGTCCGGGCGccagcaggggctgtgggggggcggggggaccagGTGCATCTTGCGGGTGACAGGCGCTCCCCCCCCACGGCCCAGCCACGGGTGGAAACGAGATCCAGCTGCCCATCCCATGTGCACGGCTCACGAGCCAGATCCCAGCAGCAGGCGAATCCAGAGCGCCGTGAAGACACGGTTGCGTTTCAACCTGGCCAAGTTCACCCTGCGTGTGAGGGTTTCTCCACAGGAtacctgaaaattaaaatacagtttgacaagttttttaaaaatcaatataagaaagttatttgcatttccataataaCACAGGCAAGAGGAAtatataccgtattttgctgtgtataatgagcacttttttgcccaagtttttaggggaaaataagggTGAGTGTTATACATGGGTACTACTAATTCCCTACCTATGTGAACgtatttaattctttcatttaagcTTATGCGTTGAAAGTGTAGCTCTGGACA
This Phyllostomus discolor isolate MPI-MPIP mPhyDis1 chromosome 5, mPhyDis1.pri.v3, whole genome shotgun sequence DNA region includes the following protein-coding sequences:
- the TCERG1L gene encoding transcription elongation regulator 1-like protein, with the translated sequence MLVSAGLQRRRQPLLWPMNADPPPPPWVWMVPGSAGLLRLGAGVAPQPLLLAIAQPPAAPLLRGPPGWQAPGEPLLPLLPLPSAPDHAAAAAHRLRLLHGQWLFGGPTLSVGLSPASASELVPLFPHACPAALPPAVGKSWPHKRMPSCKVSVDTALALDSAWVCPEDARLFHVYEKPPFLASPGALPPSGPAPARRPLPAVVLAPAPLPGGCHNSLKPVGTSPAIAIAAAAAAAMVSGDPEGRGGPSPSHEHPCHFLTLAPIRIPLRTAPFSGRHGAGGRPGQSWSAAAQEGPGPRIVAPPRSTCLPLPTGVCGL